A portion of the Ptiloglossa arizonensis isolate GNS036 chromosome 11, iyPtiAriz1_principal, whole genome shotgun sequence genome contains these proteins:
- the LOC143152601 gene encoding uncharacterized protein LOC143152601, with protein sequence MPPIRERKTVPRASAERSLANRVAGHETRGGERGGETSKLAGSREVSRTRYNATRRGNILWSAFLEFSFALATGKADTGLPNRDGCARRTITRHRRRIPSEYRVYRVPGRGPIQRNDEPLGSAPRSSRKLEIRDRTGGVADKVKTDWKITRISTRFPPTLITRSSTSRPSRLSSGSSDSFTGFRSTYAHRFAGNCRVSVYFPRTTGSFFSLARRSRGGVDRGPRRFARRTTPATPRERGFSKMGRFFRNRGVDRKQLREDFVVPWRLADFRRRGTKNWSDMKGFQALPTLFGILVIADGDLLEKYARGPGNVYHGRYTRDVHEPKLLVPRRVLRDGSFESYSLPNFYDRREITERRKRSSDLETDKLHLVLPFDGIEHHVELSPYHEFISPDMVIETRGAGLASNLNEAIRFKRASDRQCHYRGFVRGHAGSKAALSLCDGVAGYVETDRGRYFVEPMHQVEPEPDGRHVHIAYKRDLPPEKDTGRDLPAQRTCGTSDNWEAAWAEELAKREKKLTEKNSVETKRDAKAGLYATHSIHRYIEVGLVADRRFLDFHNNTDYEQYLLTIMNMVSEFYHDGSCGNQIDVIVVRMIYLEKEKEEIDLTISPAAEQTLESFAAWSKKMNPPDFAHPNHYDIGVLVTRYDICSDGTDCNLMGLAYVGTACNPDKAASINEDSGLLLGIVIAHEVGHVMGCSHDQPDISGCPSKDKDGSYFVMSPIVFIYTIRWSSCSRKFITALLESGLGECLNNNPKNPPEKFKLPDMLPGAMYDADFQCEMMIPGSTLCPNSAAKCERLWCRTNSSCVTHGSSMADGTKCGENKWCIHKECVDMGTRPKAVHGGWGSWGPMSECSRTCGGGIKHAERECDNPVPSGGGRYCTGLRKKINFCNTRACEISQPSFRTVQCELWNKVPLMTDKSLHRWTAFIDKSIVDPCELYCINEKHSYMKLSAMVNDSTPCKAGTNDMCIGGACRKVGCDWVLDSEAVEDQCGICKGDGTKCKKIEGLFTTTNPRERKLYPFSRKTFRRGNRLPFRVDENVPFVGRFEHAAIVARATKPKPKPKPKPKPKPKPKPKGSRNGVNDPTVYASGYVKIVTIPKGARSVSVSENKPAGNTLAVRLEKDKTYCLNANMSEQRSGDYQCANAVMIYLHPEPDREQLEIKGPVSEDIRIEYVYYTLSQNPGVRYSYYVASSDASYTPKYLWDFLEWTECSARCGGGTMTAEPACIEEHGGMVSVDFCEGMQRPESKSRACNTQVCPARWRVSQWSKCSACDGKKGSKHRKVQCVRPAARPGEDDVQANFDACKGRVPKQTDTCVGKRPCKKTCPNPKKTREASTGFEDRAETIDALVDERLGKSNDIRELVREWSIGQEQRARKRGNACDTERNFTTPKPGSIIKDSVPIENFLFVEAPFVEEDLRSNLSDKAFHEVGDLVGSSIDTSREKVYKGARAIEKIESIRFPNRTPPPQFLGRNSTYDRLSRLVDAVDRDARPLRTALDGYGQVRTGADRRGQARTGAETRGRVFGSLDANRCTDFGKSCFALKVFGKSKFDSGVSCTQLTASVPSKELSDERIRREGKRFGFVVFTDTIEFTVTGPGTSRVSRFGLIVRGHAFVPATSKNSRKCRPPPRKVEGWSVERQMVPPYARPVFRTVTRVASTASTASTRKTNGIRPLREREEPSRRISRRQEGAAAGTSLPDGGAATFRSGESTKEKTERRKDGKNQRKRTGRKKLLLRAATVKGTPSGSEVTRNGRSMQSPYRKVRIKAVKSFILSVGNRDALYLKDIPGGLFRDERVQDVVERSNGRRETGDGRRETGDGRRETPVGNRRVSRSSATTPFPSFISLLPVTIVPASFRDSLRTYADNLSTTRLADDKGYPLTPVRAPTVQRVIRVAKNCDGSESSKSCSSASFYRRKTGNRCATPIESVPSESVTESE encoded by the exons ATGCCACCTATCCGCGAGAGAAAAACGGTACCGCGAGCGAGTGCCGAGCGTTCGTTGGCGAATCGAGTCGCGG GCCACGAGACGCGGGGAGGGGAAAGGGGAGGGGAGACATCTAAATTGGCAGGATCGAGGGAAGTCTCTAGGACGCGGTATAACGCGACGAGGCGCGGGAATATCCTTTGGTCCGCGTTTCtcgaattttctttcgcgctCGCAACGGGTAAGGCGGACACGGGACTTCCGAATCGCGACGGTTGCGCGCGTCGAACGATTACGCGACATCGACGCCGCATTCCGAGCGAGTATCGCGTTTACCGCGTACCGGGACGCGGACCGattcaaagaaacgacgaaccgTTAGGTTCCGCACCGCGTTCCAGCCGAAAGCTGGAAATACGCGATCGTACGGGAGGCGTGGCCGATAAGGTTAAGACCGATTGGAAAATAACGCGGATCTCGACGAGGTTCCCGCCAACGTTGATCACGCGCTCGAGCACGAGCCGTCCTTCGAGGTTATCATCGGGTTCGAGCGATAGTTTTACAGGGTTTCGAAGTACGTACGCGCACCGTTTTGCGGGAAATTGTCGCGTCTCGGTTTACTTTCCACGGACCACCGGGAGCTTTTTCTCTCTGGCGAGAAGGTCGCGCGGTGGAGTCGATCGCGGTCCGCGAAGGTTCGCGCGCCGAACAACGCCCGCTACTCCGCGGGAACGAGGTTTTTCGAAAATGGGGAGATTCTTCCGAAACCGCGGCGTCGATCGGAAACAATTGCGCGAGGATTTCGTTGTTCCGTGGCGTTTGGCCGACTTCAGGAGGCGAGGCACGAAAAACTGGTCTGACATGAAAGGATTCCAAGCGCTTCCGACGTTGTTCGGGATTCTCGTGATCGCGGACGGCGACCTGCTCGAAAAGTACGCCCGCGGACCCGGAAACGTATACCATGGTAG GTACACGAGAGACGTCCACGAGCCGAAATTGTTGGTACCGAGACGAGTGCTTCGAGACGGAAGCTTCGAGAGCTACTCTCTGCCGAATTTCTACGACCGGCGGGAGATCACCGAGCGCCGAAAGAGATCGAGCGACCTCGAGACCGATAAATTGCACCTGGTGCTGCCTTTCGACGGGATCGAACATCACGTGGAGCTCAGCCCGTACCACGAATTCATCTCGCCCGACATGGTGATCGAGACGCGAGGCGCCGGTCTCGCGAGCAACCTGAACGAGGCGATTCGATTCAAGAGGGCTTCGGATCGCCAGTGCCATTACCGTGGCTTCGTCAGGGGCCACGCCGGCTCGAAGGCTGCCCTGTCTTTGTGCGACGGCGTG GCCGGCTACGTGGAAACCGATCGCGGTCGGTACTTCGTCGAGCCGATGCACCAAGTTGAACCGGAACCGGACGGCCGACACGTTCACATCGCCTACAAACGGGACCTCCCTCCCGAAAAAGACACCGGTCGCGACCTTCCGGCCCAGCGGACTTGCGGAACCAGCG ATAATTGGGAGGCCGCGTGGGCGGAAGAGTTGGCCAAACGAGAAAAGAAGCTGACGGAGAAGAATTCCGTGGAAACGAAGCGAGACGCGAAAGCGGGATTGTACGCGACTCACAGTATACATCGGTACATAGAAGTTGGATTGGTCGCGGACAGAAGGTTTCTCGACTTTCACAACAACACCGACTACGAGCAGTATTTGTTAACGATCATGAACATGGTGTCGGAATTTTATCACGACGGCAGCTGCGGGAATCAAATAGACGTGATCGTCGTTCGCATGATATAtttggagaaggagaaggaagag ATAGATTTGACGATCAGCCCCGCAGCCGAACAGACGCTCGAAAGTTTTGCAGCGTGGTCGAAGAAAATGAACCCGCCGGACTTTGCTCACCCGAATCACTACGACATCGGCGTTCTCGTTACTAG ATACGACATTTGCTCGGACGGGACGGACTGCAACCTGATGGGTTTGGCGTACGTGGGAACCGCCTGTAATCCCGACAAAGCGGCCTCCATCAACGAAGACAGCGGTCTGCTGCTCGGAATCGTAATTGCCCACGAAGTTGGTCACGT GATGGGCTGCTCCCACGATCAACCGGACATCAGCGGATGCCCGTCCAAGGACAAGGACGGTAGCTATTTCGTCATGTCGCCCATCGTCTTCATTTACACGATCAGGTGGTCCTCGTGCAGTCGAAAGTTCATAACCGCGTTACTCGA GAGCGGCCTCGGAGAGTGTTTGAACAACAACCCGAAAAATCCACCGGAAAAGTTCAAGCTCCCGGACATGTTGCCCGGCGCGATGTACGATGCGGATTTCCAGTGCGAGATGATGATTCCTGGCTCGACGTTGTGTCCGAACAGTGCG GCCAAGTGCGAGCGTCTCTGGTGTCGTACCAACTCGAGCTGCGTGACCCACGGGAGTTCCATGGCCGATGGAACGAAATGCGGCGAAAACAAG TGGTGCATTCACAAGGAATGCGTGGATATGGGCACTCGACCGAAGGCGGTGCACGGTGGTTGGGGTTCCTGGGGTCCCATGAGCGAGTGCAGCAGAACCTGCGGCGGTGGCATCAAACACGCCGAGAGGGAATGCGACAACCCGGTCCCGTCCGGCGGAGGCAGATATTGCACCGGACTCAGGAAAAAGATAAACTTTTGCAACACTCGG GCTTGCGAGATTTCCCAACCGTCGTTTCGCACGGTGCAATGCGAGCTGTGGAACAAGGTACCGCTGATGACGGACAAATCGTTGCATCGGTGGACGGCTTTCATCGACAAGTCGATCGTCGATCCTTGCGAGTTGTACTGCATCAACGAGAAGCACTCGTACATGAAGCTCTCCGCGATGGTGAACGACTCGACGCCCTGCAAGGCCGGGACGAACGACATGTGCATCGGTGGAGCGTGCAGG AAAGTCGGTTGCGATTGGGTGCTGGATTCCGAAGCCGTGGAAGATCAGTGCGGCATTTGCAAGGGCGACGGTACCAAATGCAAGAAGATAGAAGGTCTCTTTACCACGACGAACCCTCGCGAACGTAAATTATATCCCTTTTCTCGTAAAACTTTTCGACGCGGGAATCGGTTACCGTTTCGCGTCGATGAAAATGTTCCCTTCGTCGGTCGTTTCGAGCACGCGGCAATTGTCGCGCGCGCGACCAAACcgaaaccgaaaccgaaaccgaaaccgaaaccgaaaccgaaaccgaaacCGAAAGGTTCGAGAAACGGTGTTAACGATCCGACCGTGTACGCGTCAGGATACGTGAAGATCGTGACGATTCCTAAGGGTGCTCGCAGCGTGAGCGTCTCGGAAAACAAGCCTGCCGGAAACACCCTGGCGGTGAGACTGGAGAAAGACAAAACCTACTGTTTGAACGCGAACAT GAGCGAGCAACGAAGCGGCGATTACCAATGCGCCAATGCCGTTATGATTTACTTGCATCCCGAGCCGGACAGGGAGCAACTCGAGATAAAAGGGCCGGTGTCCGAGGATATTCGAATAGAA TACGTGTACTACACTCTGAGCCAGAATCCCGGTGTCCGTTACTCGTACTACGTGGCGTCGAGCGACGCCTCGTACACGCCGAAATACCTGTGGGACTTCCTCGAGTGGACCGAGTGCAGTGCGAGATGCGGGGGCGGGACAATG ACCGCCGAACCGGCCTGCATCGAGGAACACGGTGGAATGGTCAGCGTCGATTTCTGCGAAGGCATGCAGCGACCGGAATCGAAAAGCCGAGCTTGCAATACGCAAGTTTGCCCAGCGAG GTGGCGCGTGAGTCAATGGAGCAAGTGCAGCGCCTGCGACGGTAAGAAGGGATCGAAGCATCGGAAGGTGCAGTGCGTCAGGCCGGCCGCGCGTCCCGGCGAGGACGACGTTCAAGCCAACTTTGACGCGTGCAAAGGTCGCGTGCCGAAGCAAACGGACACGTGCGTTG GCAAGAGGCCGTGCAAGAAGACCTGCCCGAATCCGAAGAAGACCCGGGAGGCGAGCACGGGGTTCGAGGACCGGGCCGAGACGATCGACGCGCTCGTGGACGAGCGGCTCGGAAAGTCGAACGATATACGGGAACTCGTGCGCGAGTGGTCGATCGGGCAGGAGCAACGGGCGAGGAAGAGGGGCAACGCCTGCGACACCGAGAGGAACTTCACCACGCCGAAGCCGGGATCGATAATCAAGGACTCGGTCCCGATCGAGAACTTTCTTTTCGTAGAGGCACCGTTCGTCGAGGAGGACCTTCGATCGAACTTGTCGGACAAGGCGTTCCACGAAGTCGGGGACTTGGTCGGCTCGAGCATCGACACCTCGCGCGAGAAGGTTTACAAGGGCGCCCGGGCCATCGAGAAGATCGAAAGCATCAGATTTCCAAACCGGACGCCTCCGCCGCAATTCCTCGGACGAAACTCGACCTACGATCGGCTCTCCAGACTCGTGGACGCCGTGGATCG GGACGCTCGTC CGTTGCGAACGGCACTGGACGGGTACGGACAGGTGCGGACAGGCGCGGACAGGCGCGGACAGGCGCGGACAGGTGCGGAGACGCGTGGACGGGTGTTCGGTTCCTTGGATGCGAATCGTTGCACCGATTTTGGAAAATCTTGCTTCGCGTTGAAAGTTTTCGGCAAAAGTAAATTCGATTCCGGCGTCTCCTGTACGCAGCTGACCGCGTCCGTTCCGAGCAAG GAGCTATCGGACGAAAGGATTCGAAGGGAAGGTAAG CGGTTCGGGTTCGTTGTGTTTACCGATACGATCGAGTTCACCGTGACGGGTCCTGGTACGTCGAGAGTCTCCCGGTTCGGTCTTATCGTTCGTGGCCACGCCTTCGTGCCCGCGACCTCGAAGAATTCGCGAAAATG CAGACCGCCGCCGCGAAAGGTAGAAGGTTGGTCCGTCGAGCGACAGATGGTGCCTCCTTACGCTCGACCCGTATTCCGTACCGTTACTCGAGTCGCCTCGACCGCCTCGACCGCCTCGACGAGGAAAACGAACGGGATCCGACCGCtccgagagagagaggagccgTCCAGGAGGATTTCGCGACGACAAG AGGGCGCAGCGGCGGGAACGAGTTTGCCGGACGGTGGCGCGGCAACTTTTCGTAGCGGCGagtcgacgaaagaaaagacgGAAAGACGGAAAGACGGAAAGAACCAGAGGAAGAGGACGGG GAGGAAAAAGTTGCTCCTTCGAGCGGCTACGGTAAAAGGCACTCCGTCGGGCTCCGAGGTGACTCGCAACGGCCGTTCGATGCAATCTCCTTATCGTAAAGTTCGGATCAAAGCGGTAAAAAGTTTTATACTCTCCGTGGGAAA CAGGGATGCTCTATATTTAAAAGATATTCCAGGCGGGCTCTTCCGGGACGAGCGAGTGCAGGATGTCGTCGAAAGGAGCAACGGGAGACGAGAGACGGGAGACGGGAGACGGGAGACGGGAGACGGGAGACGGGAGACACCGGTGGGAAACAGACGCGTTTCGAGGAGCTCCGCGACCACTCCATTTCCTTCCTTTATTTCCCTTCTTCC CGTTACGATCGTTCCAGCGTCGTTTCGAGACTCGCTTCGAACGTACGCCGATAACCTTTCGACGACTCGTCTCGCGGACGATAAAGGTTATCCGTTAACGCCCGTACGAGCGCCAACCGTTCAGCGCGTTAttcgagttgcgaaaaattgcgACGGTTCCGAGAGCTCGAAGTCTTGTTCGAGCGCATCGTTCTATCGTCGAAAAACAGGAAATCGTTGCGCGACTCCGATCGAATCGGTTCCATCGGAGTCGGTAACGGAGTCGGAGTAG